The Porites lutea chromosome 11, jaPorLute2.1, whole genome shotgun sequence genome includes a region encoding these proteins:
- the LOC140951962 gene encoding uncharacterized protein has protein sequence MYWKCAWIAANVFCMAVVVLSDPKTASKTSKRDDIMGLHLGLGDDLLGSNVETNLLKDEEKQEDTDQRAAFPVMDAFKEHTLLTADDLKDKVENSYSDQGGIREAVDNALKKLHKKKQRAAAAAAHPAAGGSQYHAVTAKELIDEVVQKEIASHLGSDATQQVHDTVAAGSDETKGKVHEKLEEISNLERRLFSLIDEVKGYLSKKKGDQGDSEQDSNEDSDSDLDKITIDKRSEIPFNIDRFRRNVSLVEDFIRDALKDDFTINSSAYDGSVENNEDAKQGDTRDLLGKKEMQEALLKQAVPGEIEDIPVSSLERDIDENDTLASDHGIGRDALVDSPFSSLDYKKVTGKRSRHYIS, from the exons ATGTATTGGAAGTGTGCATGGATTGCTGCAAATGTTTTCTGCATGGCTGTTGTAGTATTGTCCGATCCAAAGACGGCTTCGAAAACGTCTAAACGAG ATGATATAATGGGACTTCATCTAGGGCTTGGGGACGACCTGTTGGGCTCAAATGTTGAAACTAACCTGTTGAAGgatgaagaaaaacaagaggaCACAGATCAAAGAGCTGCATTTCCTGTAATGGACGCATTCAAGGAACATACACTGCTGACTGCTGATGATCTCAAAGATAAGGTAGAGAACAGTTATTCCGACCAAGGGGGAATTCGTGAGGCGGTGGACAATGCGCTGAAGAAACTTCACAAGAAGAAACAACGGGCAGCTGCTGCTGCTGCACATCCTGCTGCTGGTGGTAGTCAGTATCATGCTGTTACTGCTAAGGAACTGATCGATGAAGTCGTTCAGAAGGAAATCGCAAGCCATTTGGGCAGCGATGCCACTCAGCAAGTGCATGACACTGTTGCTGCAGGTAGCGATGAAACGAAAGGAAAAGTGCATGAGAAACTCGAAGAGATCTCTAACTTGGAAAGAAGGCTTTTTTCTCTCATTGACGAAGTGAAAGGATATTTGTCGAAAAAGAAAGGCGATCAAGGGGACAGCGAACAAGACTCAAACGAAGACAGCGACAGTGACTTAGATAAGATCACTATAGACAAACGAAGCGAGATTCCGTTCAATATCGATCGATTTCGAAGGAATGTCTCGCTAGTTGAAGACTTCATCCGCGACGCCCTTAAAGACGACTTCACCATCAATTCCAGTGCATACGATGGCAGCGTAGAGAACAATGAGGACGCAAAACAAGGGGACACAAGAGATCTTCTTGGGAAAAAGGAAATGCAGGAAGCGCTTCTAAAGCAAGCAGTTCCCGGAGAGATTGAAGACATTCCGGTGTCAAGCTTAGAGCGGGATATTGATGAAAATGATACGCTTGCTAGTGATCATGGCATTGGCCGTGATGCCTTGGTCGACTCTCCTTTCTCCTCATTAGACTACAAGAAAGTTACTGGCAAACGGTCCAGGCATTATATATCCTGA